The Sphaerodactylus townsendi isolate TG3544 linkage group LG11, MPM_Stown_v2.3, whole genome shotgun sequence sequence TTAAAGaggtgatacatctctgaagatgccagccacagatgcaggtgaaacgttgggaacaagatctaccagaccacagccatacagcccagaaaaaccacaacaaaactGAAGTGTAATTTTAGAACAAGTTTTAAACAGACCTGGAGCTACCTTTTGACATCAAACTTCAGAACTCCCTAGAGACTTTACTTTATGACATCAGCCATTTGGAAGAGGTAGTTCATTACAATGGCACGATGAGACGTGAGCGACATATTGCATATACATTAAAGATTCACACATTTGTGCTGCGCATACTTTTTATACATATGAGTGAAATACTTCAttttattcattatatttatagGCCATACTTCCACTTATGGGCTCGGGacagctttcaacaatacaaaaatacaataatatgacAATATAAAATTCAGTAAAGCAAGAATTAAAATCCACAATGAACAAAATAGGCTAAAAACACGATGCCAACGAAGACCATAAATTTCTGTTCTCATAGATTCAAGTAGGAGGGAAAAGAGGTGGGAAAGcgggagaggagggaggccatTAAATGGTAcaccgttgctgcctcaaccatacacctggtggagcagctcttacaggccctgtagaactgcaTCAAGTCTTGCAGACCAGGATCTCATCTGAgggagcgttccaccaggctggggctaaATCTGGAAACACCCCAGCCCTGGTTGAGGTCAGCCGGATCTCTTgcgagccagggatcaccagcaggttgtTGTTCGCTGAGTGCAGTGCTCTTCAGGGGGCATCTTGATTCTAATTACAGGACTTGCATAtttcaaattatatttatttgtttgtttgtttgtttgtttgtttgtttgtttatttatttatttattatttgatttaatataccaccctatccccgaagggctcagggcggtgaacaatataatatatataaaacatacatatagaGTAAAAGCAATTGCAGTCTAAAACAATatcccacaaaacccatatgcaaccctcccaatggaaaataatgggtcccgatgatggtaATTTTGAATATGATAGCATTTGAATATGGATGGGTGTTCTGGAGATTATAGTGCTAAAATACATGGTCAAAGATGTATCCCATGTGATAGAGAGGGTCTAGTTTTATAAATTATTATTCCCTATTCCTTGAATTCTTGCCATTGTGAAAAGCATAGAAGCGGAAGCAAGGATTCAGATTGTTCACCTGTTTTTAAACTCTGTGAGCAAAGAAATGGGGTTTAGCTTGCAGAAATGGAAAGTCTTTGAGCAAAATCTTTGGGGATTGTGTACATTTGCTTGTGAGTATGTGTCTAAGACTTTGCATAACAGTATACCGGTACTtcccttcatctttttttttttaaagtggctgaaatcataataaaaatgaaaggaaatttATCTTTTGCCTTCAGAAACCCTGCATTTTGGCCATGTTTCTTGTGCCTAAAACTGATTGTCTTTTCAGGTGAAGGAACAGCTACTGGCAATTATGGCTATGCCAATAGTGGATACAGTGTATACgaggaagaaaatgaaaggtTAACTGAAAGTTTGCGTTCAAAAGTCACTGCCATAAAATCAGTAAGTGTATCATTATAGCAATAGCATTAAAATTTATCGAGGTAGATAATACTTGCTCAATCAGTGTAACAGTAAGATAGTAAAAAATCAGACTGCTTAATTGAATTCAGGCAAAATATTGCCCACAGAAAAGCATACCTCATTCATTCAGGAACAAATACCTCCTCTAATGGGATTTGAAGTCCAGCTGCCCTTTTGACTAATCAAGATTCAGGTTGTATGTTGGGACAAAGCAGAAGCTGTGCTTCTTTGGCACACTGTGAGTTGGCATTTCCTAGACTAAGGCTTGCATTTCCCTGGGAGTTTGCTGGGTCAGTAGCAAACCCTGCCAACAAAAGTTGCGATCATCAAGCTAGACTCCTTCAGTGCCTGGAAAATGATCACAGCTGAAGTTTAATCAAACCATACAGAGGGCTTTATCAAACAAAATAGAATTGGAGAGCTTGAACAActatgggcagtcccatccaaagcccTTGGCGGCGGGCCGTGGCACCACTGCAGCACTGCCTTGCTGCCTcgaagagggctttccagtggcacagaGACCAAAAACCACAAAGAAACCcccgccaccagaaagccctccatagggcttatgGGACAAGCTACACAAAGGGTAGCATAAATCTGAGGGCCAGGGTGCCATGCTCCTGACCTTAAGCTTTTGGTGGGAACTAACTAATATCTGATccgcccctgggaatgccttgGCCCATCTCTGCCAGCActgggggcagtgcaaaactcctgattgcattggggcattccccatgccaacagaggagcaatttcagcatgcaaaataagCCGCAGAGTACTTTTATGGATGCTTTTCTATACTCTGGTTCTTTAAGGTGGGAGGTGTTGTTTAGAAGTTTGTTGGCGATATTTGGTTCTCCCCAGACAAATGTTTTTTTACATCATATATTTTCCATTTAGTAGTCTGAGTTATAATGGATCACtttctgccctctccctcccGTTACAGCTTTCTATTGAAATTGGAACAGAagtaaaacaacaaaataaaatgcttggtGAAATGGTACGTAAATGAGCTCAGAAAGTGTTTCCCCCTCAATGCATTTCCTTGTGTTGTCTTTGTTAAAATGTTTCCTTATTAAAGCTTATGTGTTTTAATATGGGGGGATGTGTTTTTGTTTCCAATGTGCTTTAAGAGTTTTTTCTTTGAACTTTTCATCTCTTTACCTGTCAATCATTTAGAAATGGATGTTGAGATGGTACTTAGGTGCCAAAATGTTCAGATGTTCAAGTTACATGCCATGGACTCCTTTTTAAAGACAAGCAGCCTAATCCAGTGAGGGACACAGCTTGTACATGTATTACGTGTATTTTGTGCATGTATTCTCATGTGTCTCCAAAGCTGGATAAATGTGTACAAATGGGTGCTACACACGTGGTTGCCTTCTCCAgtccagcagatggtgctgtagACTTAGCTCTTTCTAAACTATAACGTTTCTAACCCTCAGATGTTTAGTGGGGTACTGGGGGCTGAATTCACTCCCACTCACCCTGCATTTCCCTTTCACCTACCGAACAGCTGGAGTTGAACCATTTTGTGTATTATGAATATGCCCCTCTGTATGAAGGCAAAGCAATTCAACAGTGATATTCTAAACTGTAACCTAAAATTGAGAATGTGCTGTATATGGGGCTGCCATTGATATCTGTTTGGAAACTACAGGTTGTACATAATGGTGTGGCCAGAGTGTTGATTAGAGTGGTTCATAGGGACCATATCGCTCCAGACTTGTTCCACTTatgctggcttccaatttgctttttGGTTTAATTCAGGGTACTGGAattgatctttaaagccttgTATGACCTGGAACCAACATgccttaaggcacaggtgtcaaactcatggccctgcagatgttatggacagacctggcaggggatgatgggaactgtagtccataacatctgcagggccacgagtttgacatctatgccttAAGGACTAGCTGTTCCCATGCAGTCCTACCTTCTCACTCCAGTCATccttggaggccctgctttgctGTGCTTTAGTTGCCCCTGGGTTTAGAACTTCCtcaacagggagattcatttGTCTCCCTCTATTAGTGCGtttcaccagcaggtgaagactttttttgtttggtcTGGCATGCTCCCAATAATGGTTATTGGTCCTCCTACTagtgtcagtcagtcaagtatttattgtttgatccattggctataacaatacagagatacgtgcagttaaaacatttaaattaaaacaatgacttagttttacattaaaatataaattatttgtatttgcaatctctaaattaaaatgccccatcaaatactttccacgtcagatgtttttgcagcttcttcagctagtctaagttaacctccagtactttggaacatcagttcaaacagcgctttaaatactttgctcgtaatttcctagccgccagggcaaagagagccatcttgtaagaaacataggaatcaatatcagataataagaaaatcagtttctcatcatcggacaaaaaagctgtcctagtactagtgttgtttatgtgtttttaactgaatttatattttaactgtttaaatCTTTTATTGCTTTTGTTTTCACCACCTTGTGTTACCCTGATTAAGTGCgaggtggcataaaatgttttaaattaaatgcagatccctctctctctctttctttttttactacaGGATGATGATTTTGATTCAACAGGTGGATTTCTTGGTGCGACAATGGGTAGACTAAAAAATCTTTCCAGAGGAAGCCAAACAAAACTCTTGTGCTACATGATGCTCTTTTCGTTGTTTGTCTTTTTTGTAATTTACTGGGTTATTAAATTGAGGTGATGCAGATTCTCCATGCTGACATTATA is a genomic window containing:
- the BET1 gene encoding BET1 homolog, whose product is MKGNLSFAFRNPAFWPCFLCLKLIVFSGEGTATGNYGYANSGYSVYEEENERLTESLRSKVTAIKSLSIEIGTEVKQQNKMLGEMDDDFDSTGGFLGATMGRLKNLSRGSQTKLLCYMMLFSLFVFFVIYWVIKLR